The Mytilus edulis chromosome 12, xbMytEdul2.2, whole genome shotgun sequence genome contains a region encoding:
- the LOC139499379 gene encoding probable G-protein coupled receptor 139, with translation MVFVTKNMRKLSASVYLAALSTADLLALIFFVLIEWVKRGLREEFRSNIAEFLDVNGICQLTIFLSYASRFLSTWLVASFTLERYIGICHPLKRRDICDINSSKKIVAILVLISICISSIRPWLNEVRHIGPDRTPWCLPKTDLVTISFIYDCVFAVCITFLPFLVITTLNILIIRTLIKRNRRHRKCNFITEESIIRFEFTVILITISICFIAFNSPYAVVWFKQFHQTRTKTFSSGSKVDTLQNILFFTKTAYFLNYCINFFLYSVTGAYFRKELKALFTYRRKVKENYQRCSVQNSHHSSTTPNSWM, from the coding sequence ATGGTATTTGTTACGAAAAATATGAGAAAATTATCAGCTAGTGTCTATTTAGCTGCTCTTTCGACAGCAGATCTTCTAGCTTTGATATTTTTCGTACTCATTGAATGGGTTAAGCGTGGATTACGCGAAGAGTTTCGTAGTAACATAGCCGAGTTTTTAGACGTCAATGGAATTTGTCAACTTACAATTTTCTTGTCATATGCCTCTCGATTTCTCTCTACGTGGCTCGTGGCAAGCTTTACATTAGAACGGTACATAGGCATATGCCATCCTCTCAAACGTAGGGACATATGTGATATTAATTCTTCAAAGAAAATTGTTGCAATTTTAGTTTTGATTTCCATATGTATTTCCTCAATACGACCATGGCTTAATGAAGTTCGTCACATTGGACCTGATCGAACCCCATGGTGCCTTCCGAAAACAGACCTTGTGACGATATCATTCATATACGATTGCGTGTTTGCAGTATGCATAACATTTTTACCGTTCTTGGTCATAACAACTCTTAACATACTGATAATTCGAACATTGATAAAAAGAAACAGACGACACCGGAAGTGCAATTTTATAACTGAAGAAAGCATCATACGTTTTGAGTTTACTGTGATACTTATAACGATCTCGATTTGCTTCATTGCGTTTAACTCACCTTACGCTGTAGTGTGGTTCAAACAGTTTCATCAAACAAGAACGAAAACATTTTCATCAGGCAGCAAAGTAGATACCTTGCAAAACATTCTATTCTTTACGAAAACTGCATACTTTTTGAACTATTGCATCAATTTCTTTCTTTATTCTGTCACGGGTGCATACTTTAGAAAGGAGTTGAAAGCATTGTTTACTTATAGACGCAAAGTAAAGGAAAATTATCAAAGATGCTCAGTCCAGAATTCACATCATTCCAGTACTACACCAAACTCTTGGATGTAA